A window of Pyrobaculum aerophilum str. IM2 contains these coding sequences:
- a CDS encoding sulfurtransferase TusA family protein has protein sequence MPKVLDVRGKFCPVPVMETAKAITQIEIGDVLEVLATDPAADPDIKAWAKRMGHEVISSEKLPDGTLKIVVKRLK, from the coding sequence ATGCCAAAAGTCCTAGACGTCAGGGGGAAGTTCTGCCCCGTGCCAGTTATGGAAACCGCCAAGGCAATAACCCAGATTGAAATCGGCGATGTTTTAGAAGTCCTGGCAACAGACCCTGCGGCGGATCCAGACATCAAGGCCTGGGCTAAGAGAATGGGGCATGAGGTGATTTCCAGCGAGAAGCTCCCCGACGGAACGTTAAAAATAGTTGTTAAGAGATTGAAGTGA
- a CDS encoding sulfite reductase subunit alpha, producing the protein MEVRVKRPLTVDEYAKEGMEMLKYYESGPWPSHVAELKKSKYPIEAYAAGLAARKTMWAAGSAKIRYVYTGFIARRTRDGKIAELHFRVWQPSGYLYSTEKLRKLVDFADKYGLGLIELAGQQGQMIISVRPEVADEAVDYLRNVVGTDIGATGDTIRELAACVGPALCEFALYNTLEARDKFLTHPKIYEWMSNQLFPFKFKAKFSGCPFDCTRAVHRADFGFIGVWEGAPEVDQELLRRKIEAGEVDPAKLAANCPSGAITWDGKELKIDGSRCKKSMHCIRAAFPAIKPGKKVKIAVVVGGHVKGRFGGKMGKPLAVVNSVEEAMDWVVKTVESWMEYMEKGVVKHKDRIGDFIMKVGFKKYLTEILGINEERKPTLHPSLRAGAVLDDEERTMWANWAGKIVEEYFGKRP; encoded by the coding sequence TATGAGTCCGGCCCCTGGCCTAGCCACGTGGCGGAGCTGAAGAAGAGCAAATACCCCATTGAGGCATACGCCGCGGGGCTTGCCGCCAGGAAGACCATGTGGGCGGCCGGGTCGGCGAAAATAAGATATGTATACACTGGGTTTATCGCCCGCAGGACTCGCGACGGGAAAATAGCCGAGCTCCACTTCCGCGTATGGCAACCGTCAGGATATCTCTACAGCACTGAGAAGCTGAGAAAACTAGTGGACTTCGCCGATAAATACGGCCTTGGGCTAATAGAACTGGCGGGACAACAGGGACAGATGATAATATCCGTGAGGCCCGAGGTGGCCGATGAGGCAGTGGATTATTTGAGAAACGTAGTTGGTACAGATATCGGCGCCACTGGGGACACCATTAGAGAGCTGGCCGCGTGCGTGGGGCCCGCCCTCTGCGAGTTCGCCCTGTACAACACCTTGGAGGCCAGGGACAAGTTCTTGACCCATCCCAAGATATACGAGTGGATGTCCAACCAGCTGTTTCCCTTTAAGTTCAAGGCGAAGTTCTCCGGCTGTCCCTTCGACTGCACCAGGGCTGTTCATCGCGCTGATTTTGGTTTTATTGGCGTTTGGGAGGGCGCTCCTGAGGTGGATCAAGAGCTTTTGAGGAGGAAGATTGAGGCTGGGGAGGTGGACCCGGCCAAGCTGGCAGCTAATTGCCCAAGCGGGGCAATTACATGGGACGGTAAGGAGTTGAAAATAGACGGCAGTAGGTGTAAAAAATCCATGCACTGCATAAGAGCGGCGTTCCCAGCAATAAAACCGGGGAAGAAGGTGAAAATAGCCGTAGTCGTCGGCGGGCATGTAAAGGGCAGATTCGGCGGCAAAATGGGCAAGCCGTTGGCAGTTGTTAACTCAGTGGAGGAGGCCATGGACTGGGTGGTAAAGACTGTGGAGAGCTGGATGGAGTACATGGAAAAGGGCGTGGTGAAGCATAAAGACAGAATTGGCGACTTTATTATGAAGGTCGGGTTTAAGAAATACCTCACGGAAATCCTCGGCATAAATGAGGAGAGGAAGCCCACTCTACACCCGTCGTTGAGAGCAGGCGCGGTGCTAGACGACGAGGAGAGGACAATGTGGGCTAATTGGGCCGGCAAGATAGTAGAGGAGTACTTCGGGAAGAGGCCATGA
- the dsrB gene encoding dissimilatory-type sulfite reductase subunit beta yields MTADPVAQRLQKRLPVPYTEWLPELIRRNVGKWVDRKFHGYGIIEPISSTGDRVFTVKVGTPPNFRMSTETLRKFIDIADKLGIGGIKITRNGNLEILTDSLDKALKIKEEVEKMGFPVGGWGPTLWSINSCTAFLTCTTAVVDAPSITKVLYDHLKPYFTGEVKLPAKLRINVSGCPSSCGGFTSDINIVGHYGDAPTYDPERVKLCLPKSAKALEMGHVPEVAEVCPTGAIKVYGKPDGTVGLDVIRSKCIACGRCRDVCDWIDFDESKAGVAILVGGKASNTGRGPMPSIQVIPWVPAIPPEYREIVAVVKIIIDVWRTNAREGERIGDWIARIGMEQFYKLLDIPVTKWNKPVTLAGEFGIRQFGPI; encoded by the coding sequence ATGACCGCCGACCCCGTCGCGCAGAGGCTTCAGAAGAGGTTGCCAGTTCCTTACACTGAGTGGTTGCCCGAGTTAATAAGGCGCAATGTGGGCAAGTGGGTGGACAGGAAGTTCCACGGCTACGGCATTATTGAACCCATATCCTCAACTGGGGATAGGGTGTTCACCGTAAAGGTGGGCACTCCGCCGAATTTCAGAATGAGCACGGAGACTTTGAGAAAATTTATAGATATTGCAGATAAGCTGGGCATCGGCGGTATAAAAATCACCCGCAACGGCAATTTGGAAATTCTCACCGACTCTCTAGACAAGGCGTTGAAGATAAAAGAAGAGGTGGAGAAAATGGGCTTCCCAGTGGGAGGGTGGGGGCCTACTCTGTGGTCTATAAATTCGTGTACTGCATTTCTCACGTGTACCACGGCGGTTGTAGACGCGCCGAGTATTACTAAAGTGCTGTACGACCACTTAAAGCCCTACTTCACCGGAGAGGTGAAACTGCCGGCTAAGTTGAGGATTAACGTGTCGGGATGCCCCAGCTCTTGCGGAGGCTTTACCTCTGATATAAATATCGTCGGCCACTACGGAGACGCGCCGACTTACGACCCAGAGCGCGTCAAGTTATGTCTGCCTAAGTCGGCTAAGGCGCTTGAGATGGGCCACGTGCCCGAGGTGGCTGAGGTCTGCCCCACCGGCGCAATTAAAGTATACGGCAAGCCTGACGGCACCGTAGGCTTAGACGTCATTAGGAGCAAATGCATTGCCTGCGGCCGTTGCCGCGACGTCTGCGACTGGATTGATTTCGACGAGTCTAAAGCCGGCGTGGCTATTTTAGTAGGCGGAAAGGCCAGCAACACTGGCCGCGGCCCCATGCCCTCTATACAAGTAATACCGTGGGTGCCCGCCATACCGCCTGAATATAGAGAGATCGTGGCCGTTGTGAAGATAATTATAGACGTCTGGAGGACAAACGCCAGAGAGGGCGAACGTATCGGCGACTGGATAGCCCGGATTGGAATGGAGCAGTTCTACAAGCTCTTAGACATACCTGTGACTAAGTGGAACAAGCCTGTAACGCTGGCCGGGGAATTCGGGATAAGACAGTTCGGCCCTATTTAA